The genomic stretch CGAAAACCTGACCAACGCGCAATACCAGACCTCATACGGCTATGGCACCTCGGACCGCGCCGTCTACTTTGGCGTCCGTGCGTCGTTCTGATCTCATAACATCGGTTGCCGCACTGCTGGTCAGTGCTGCAACCGCCCTGGCCGGTGCCCCGCAACGGGTGGTGTCGATCAACCTGTGCACCGATCAGCTTGCGCTGCTGATGGCAGCTCCCGGCCAATTGGTGTCGGTTACACAGCTGTCTCATGAGGACACGGATTCGGCCCTCTATGACAAGGCCCGCGCCCTGCCCGCCAACGGGACCGGCGCCGAGCAGGTCTATTTGCTGAAACCCGATCTGGTGGTGGCGGGCACGTTCACGTCGATGGCCACGATTTCGATGCTGCGCAATCTTGGCATCGAAGTGGTGCAATTCGCCCCCGCCCGCGCCCTGTCGGATGTGCCCGATCGTCTGGCGCAGATGGGCGCCGCACTGGGGCGCGAAGCACAAGCGACGGCATTGATAGATAAATTCAACGCCGAGCTTGCGGCCCTGTCCGCCGCCCCTGCCCTGCGCCCCCGCGCGGCGCTGACCTATGTGAACAACTATTCCTCGGGGCGTCATTCGCTGGCGGGTGACGTGTTGTATGCCGCCGGTTTCGACAATGTTGCCGAAGAGGTCGGGCTTGGCGCGGTCGGCGTGCTGCCGCTGGAACAACTGGTGCTGTTGGCCCCCGATGTCATCATTCAGGGCCGCAACTATCCCGGCGCCGCGCGCGCCGAAGACAATCTGGACCATCCGGCGCTGGCCTCGTTGAAAGGCACCTATCTGGCGGGCGAGCTGACCGACCGTGACTGGGTCTGCGGCACACCAACCGTGCTGAACGCGGTGCGCAAAATGGTGGATCTGCGCCAACAGGTCGAGGCACGCAAATGAAGCTGACTGTCTTGCTAATCGCCCTGTGTGTGGCGCTGTTCGTGATTTCGCTGCTGACCGGCACCACGCCCGTGTCGCCATGGCATTCCTTCGCCAGCCTGTTTGCCACCGACGGCAGCCCGATGAGCGTGGTGATGCAGCAAATCCGTCTGCCGCGCGCGCTGCTGGCGGTGATGATCGGCGCGTCGCTGGGCGTGTCGGGGGCGGCGATGCAGGGCTATCTGCGCAACCCGCTGGCCGAGCCGGGGCTGATCGGCGTGTCGGCGGCGGCGGGTCTGGGGGCGGTGCTGGCGCTGCAAACCGGACTGGCGGCGGCCTTTGCGCTGGCGCTGCCGTTGTCGGCGCTGCTGGCCGCGCTGATCGCCGTGGCGATGATCCTGACACTGGCGGGGCCACGCGGTGCGGCGCTGACGCTGATCCTTGCGGGCATCGCGATTTCGGCGCTGGCCTCGGCCTTTACCTCGCTGGTGCTGAACCTGTCGCCGAACCCCTTTGCCGCCGCCGAAATCGTGTTCTGGATGCTGGGCTCGCTGGCGGACCGGTCGTTTTCACACGTCTGGCTGGCGCTGCCGTTCATGGTGCTGGGCTGGGTTCTGCTGGGGTCATTGGGCCGTGGTCTGGACGCGCTGACACTGGGCGAGGACGCCGCCGCCGCGATGGGCGTGCACC from Pseudosulfitobacter sp. DSM 107133 encodes the following:
- a CDS encoding ABC transporter substrate-binding protein, whose translation is MRRSDLITSVAALLVSAATALAGAPQRVVSINLCTDQLALLMAAPGQLVSVTQLSHEDTDSALYDKARALPANGTGAEQVYLLKPDLVVAGTFTSMATISMLRNLGIEVVQFAPARALSDVPDRLAQMGAALGREAQATALIDKFNAELAALSAAPALRPRAALTYVNNYSSGRHSLAGDVLYAAGFDNVAEEVGLGAVGVLPLEQLVLLAPDVIIQGRNYPGAARAEDNLDHPALASLKGTYLAGELTDRDWVCGTPTVLNAVRKMVDLRQQVEARK
- a CDS encoding iron ABC transporter permease translates to MKLTVLLIALCVALFVISLLTGTTPVSPWHSFASLFATDGSPMSVVMQQIRLPRALLAVMIGASLGVSGAAMQGYLRNPLAEPGLIGVSAAAGLGAVLALQTGLAAAFALALPLSALLAALIAVAMILTLAGPRGAALTLILAGIAISALASAFTSLVLNLSPNPFAAAEIVFWMLGSLADRSFSHVWLALPFMVLGWVLLGSLGRGLDALTLGEDAAAAMGVHLPRLRLALVIGTAACVGAGTAVAGAIGFVGLVVPHVLRPLVGGQPSRLLWASALGGAAMVLAADIAVRVALPDRDLKLGVLMALVGAPLFLHLIYKTRGTLQ